From the Lathyrus oleraceus cultivar Zhongwan6 chromosome 4, CAAS_Psat_ZW6_1.0, whole genome shotgun sequence genome, one window contains:
- the LOC127135937 gene encoding uncharacterized protein LOC127135937 → MPKFVKFMKPLLKGAKEKTVKEHVNMTKKDEVVISPAFPPKLKYPSKFTISYNIGEVNIPHALCDLGSCINVIPLKMVKDLKVGEITPSNMILTLVDSSFIQPIGILRDMLVHVEGLVLPMDFVVLDTKGDLGGSVILRGPFLAIEKANIDVELVNSS, encoded by the coding sequence ATGCCTAAATTTGTTAAATTTATGAAGCCATTACTAAAGGGGGCGAAAGAGAAAACGGTCAAGGAGCATGTAAACATGACCAAAAAGGATGAAGTGGTAATATCTCCAGCTTTTCCACCAAAATTAAAATATCCAAGTAAGTTTACTATTTCTTACAACATCGGTGAGGTGAATATTCCGCATGCTTTGTGTGATCTTGGATCTTGCATAAATGTCATTCCACTAAAAATGGTAAAAGACTTGAAAGTGGGTGAGATTACACCGAGTAACATGATTCTCACTCTAGTTGACTCATCATTTATTCAACCGATTGGTATTTTACGTGACATGTTAGTACATGTTGAAGGACTAGTATTACCTATGGATTTTGTAGTGTTGGATACAAAAGGAGATTTGGGAGGATCTGTTATTCTCAGAGGACCATTCTTGGCGATCGAGAAAGCAAATATTGATGTAGAACTGGTGAACTCATCTTGA
- the LOC127073157 gene encoding cell wall / vacuolar inhibitor of fructosidase 1, which produces MTNLKPLTLCLFLQAIFLISSIQTTYSRSTFPSKDEKLSLIENTCKKTPNYNICFQSLKENSGSSVADVTGLAQIMVKVMKAKANDGLNKIHQLQRVRNIGARKALSSCGDKYKAILVADIPQAIEALEKGDPKFAEDGANDAANEASYCESEFNGKSPLTIQNNAMHDVSVVTAAMVRQLL; this is translated from the coding sequence ATGACAAATTTGAAGCCTCTAACTCTTTGCTTATTCCTCCAAGCTATTTTTCTCATAAGTTCAATACAAACAACTTACTCCAGAAGCACTTTCCCATCAAAAGATGAAAAACTATCACTTATAGAAAACACTTGCAAAAAAACACCAAACTACAACATTTGCTTCCAATCTCTCAAAGAAAACTCTGGTAGTTCTGTAGCTGATGTCACAGGACTAGCTCAAATAATGGTGAAAGTGATGAAAGCGAAAGCAAATGATGGGTTGAATAAGATCCACCAGTTACAAAGGGTGAGAAATATTGGAGCTAGAAAAGCTTTGAGTTCTTGTGGTGACAAATACAAAGCAATTTTGGTAGCTGATATACCTCAAGCTATTGAAGCTTTGGAGAAAGGAGATCCAAAATTTGCAGAAGATGGTGCTAATGATGCTGCTAATGAAGCAAGTTATTGTGAGAGTGAGTTTAATGGGAAATCACCACTTACTATACAGAACAATGCTATGCATGATGTTTCAGTTGTTACTGCAGCTATGGTTAGACAGTTACTTTAA